In one Aquabacterium sp. OR-4 genomic region, the following are encoded:
- the leuB gene encoding 3-isopropylmalate dehydrogenase has protein sequence MKIAILPGDGIGTEIMAEAVKVLNVLDLKFETETALVGGAAYDAHGHPLPEATLNLAKSADAVLFGAVGDWKYDKLERQFRPEQAILGLRKHLGLFANFRPAICYPQLTHASSLKPELVAGLDILIIRELTGDIYFGQPRGRRVAVDGHFPGAEEAFDTMRYSRPEIERIAHVAFQAARKRNKKVTSVDKANVLETFQFWKDVVTEVHAQYPDVALDHMYVDNAAMQLVKAPKAFDVVVTGNMFGDILSDEAAMLTGSIGMLPSASLDKANKGLYEPSHGSAPDIAGKGVANPLATILSAAMMLRYSLHQPDAAARIESAVQAVLSAGLRTGDIWSEGTHKVGTVAMGDAVVAAITGKTITKS, from the coding sequence ATGAAGATCGCCATCCTCCCCGGTGACGGCATCGGCACTGAAATCATGGCCGAGGCCGTGAAGGTGCTGAACGTCCTCGACCTGAAGTTCGAAACCGAGACCGCCCTGGTGGGTGGTGCCGCGTACGACGCCCACGGCCACCCGCTGCCCGAGGCCACGCTGAACCTGGCCAAGAGCGCCGACGCCGTGCTGTTCGGCGCCGTGGGCGACTGGAAGTACGACAAGCTCGAGCGCCAGTTCCGGCCTGAGCAGGCCATCCTGGGCCTGCGCAAGCACCTGGGCCTGTTTGCCAACTTCCGCCCGGCCATCTGCTACCCGCAGCTCACCCATGCCAGCAGCCTGAAGCCCGAGCTGGTGGCGGGGCTCGACATCCTGATCATCCGCGAGCTCACTGGCGACATCTACTTCGGCCAGCCGCGCGGCCGCCGCGTGGCGGTGGATGGCCACTTCCCCGGGGCCGAGGAAGCCTTCGACACCATGCGCTACAGCCGGCCCGAGATCGAGCGCATCGCCCATGTGGCCTTCCAGGCCGCACGCAAGCGCAACAAGAAGGTCACCTCGGTCGACAAGGCCAATGTGCTGGAGACCTTCCAGTTCTGGAAGGACGTGGTCACCGAGGTGCATGCCCAGTACCCCGACGTGGCCCTCGACCACATGTACGTCGACAACGCGGCCATGCAGCTGGTCAAGGCGCCCAAGGCCTTTGACGTGGTGGTCACCGGCAACATGTTCGGCGACATCCTGTCCGACGAGGCCGCCATGCTCACCGGCAGCATCGGCATGCTGCCCTCGGCCAGCCTCGACAAGGCCAACAAGGGCCTGTACGAGCCCAGCCACGGCAGCGCGCCCGACATCGCCGGCAAGGGTGTGGCCAACCCGTTGGCTACAATCCTTTCCGCTGCCATGATGCTCCGCTACTCCCTCCACCAGCCCGACGCTGCCGCCCGGATCGAATCCGCGGTGCAGGCGGTGCTGTCGGCCGGTCTGCGCACCGGCGACATCTGGTCCGAGGGCACGCACAAGGTGGGCACCGTCGCCATGGGCGACGCCGTGGTTGCGGCAATTACCGGCAAAACCATTACCAAGAGCTAG
- the leuD gene encoding 3-isopropylmalate dehydratase small subunit: MQAFTVHQGLVAPMDRANVDTDAIIPKQFLKSIARAGFGPNLFDEWRYLDKGEPCQNPAERRPNPDFVLNQPRYAGASVLLARKNFGCGSSREHAPWALEQYGFRAIIAPSFADIFFNNCFKNGLLPIALDEAVVARLFDEVAAFPGYSLTIDLPRQVIVKGDGSEIPFEVQAFRKYCLVNGFDDIGLTLRHADKIKAFEAERIARMPWLAQKLGG; this comes from the coding sequence ATGCAAGCCTTTACCGTGCACCAGGGCCTGGTGGCCCCGATGGACCGCGCCAATGTCGACACCGACGCGATCATCCCCAAGCAGTTCCTCAAGTCGATCGCGCGCGCGGGCTTCGGCCCCAACCTGTTCGACGAGTGGCGCTACCTCGACAAGGGCGAGCCCTGCCAGAACCCCGCCGAGCGCCGGCCCAACCCCGATTTCGTGCTCAACCAGCCGCGCTACGCCGGTGCCAGCGTGCTGCTGGCGCGCAAGAACTTCGGCTGCGGCTCGAGCCGCGAGCACGCGCCCTGGGCGCTGGAGCAATATGGCTTTCGCGCCATCATCGCGCCCAGCTTTGCCGACATCTTCTTCAACAACTGCTTCAAGAACGGCCTGCTGCCGATCGCGCTCGACGAGGCCGTGGTGGCTCGCCTGTTTGACGAAGTGGCGGCCTTCCCGGGCTACAGCCTCACGATTGACCTGCCGCGCCAGGTGATCGTCAAGGGCGATGGCAGCGAGATCCCGTTCGAGGTGCAGGCCTTCCGCAAGTACTGCCTGGTCAACGGCTTCGACGACATCGGCCTGACGCTGCGCCACGCCGACAAGATCAAGGCCTTCGAGGCCGAGCGCATTGCGCGCATGCCTTGGTTGGCGCAGAAGCTGGGTGGGTGA
- the leuC gene encoding 3-isopropylmalate dehydratase large subunit codes for MTARTLYDKLWDDHVVHTEDDGTAILYIDRHLVHEVTSPQAFEGLRLAGRKVWRVSSIVATADHNTPTTGWELGYDGITDPTSKQQVTTLDANIRAFGAAAYFPFLDKRQGIVHVIGPENGATLPGMTVVCGDSHTSTHGAFGALAHGIGTSEVEHVMATQTLLAKKAKNMLIKVEGTLARGVTGKDIVLAIIGRIGTAGGTGYTIEFAGSAIRGLSMEGRMTVCNMAIEAGARAGLVAVDDTTLEYVKGRPFTPGTDAQTGRFVGGVEWDHAVSQWRTLHSDPGAVFDTVVELDAAQILPQVTWGTSPEMVLPIDGRVPDPDKEKDEVKRGAIERALSYMGLQPNKAIGDILIDKVFIGSCTNSRIEDMREAAAVVRKVGGKVAANVKLAMVVPGSGQVKAQAEKEGLHEVFKAAGFEWREPGCSMCLAMNADRLEPGERCASTSNRNFEGRQGNGGRTHLVSPAMAAAAALAGHFVDVRRIA; via the coding sequence ATGACCGCACGCACGCTCTACGACAAGCTGTGGGACGACCACGTCGTCCACACCGAGGACGACGGCACCGCCATCCTCTACATCGACCGCCACCTGGTGCACGAGGTGACCAGCCCGCAGGCCTTCGAGGGCCTGCGCCTGGCCGGCCGCAAGGTGTGGCGGGTGAGTTCCATCGTGGCCACCGCCGACCACAACACGCCCACCACCGGCTGGGAGCTGGGCTACGACGGCATCACCGATCCCACCAGCAAGCAGCAGGTGACCACGCTCGACGCCAACATCCGGGCCTTCGGCGCCGCGGCCTACTTTCCGTTCCTCGACAAGCGCCAGGGCATCGTGCACGTCATCGGCCCCGAGAACGGCGCCACGCTGCCGGGCATGACCGTGGTCTGCGGCGACAGCCACACCAGCACCCATGGCGCCTTCGGTGCGCTGGCGCATGGCATCGGCACCAGCGAGGTCGAGCATGTGATGGCCACCCAGACCCTGCTGGCCAAGAAGGCCAAGAACATGCTGATCAAGGTGGAGGGCACGCTGGCCCGCGGCGTGACCGGCAAGGACATCGTGCTGGCCATCATCGGCCGCATCGGCACCGCCGGCGGCACCGGCTACACCATCGAGTTCGCCGGCTCGGCGATCCGCGGCCTCAGCATGGAAGGCCGCATGACCGTGTGCAACATGGCCATCGAAGCCGGCGCCCGCGCCGGCCTGGTGGCGGTGGACGACACCACGCTCGAGTACGTCAAGGGCCGGCCGTTCACGCCCGGCACCGATGCGCAGACCGGCCGCTTCGTGGGTGGCGTGGAATGGGATCACGCGGTGAGCCAGTGGCGCACGCTGCACAGCGACCCCGGCGCGGTGTTCGACACCGTGGTCGAGCTCGACGCGGCGCAGATCCTGCCGCAGGTGACCTGGGGCACCAGCCCCGAGATGGTGCTGCCCATCGACGGCCGTGTGCCCGATCCCGACAAGGAAAAGGACGAGGTCAAGCGCGGCGCCATCGAGCGCGCGCTCAGCTACATGGGCCTGCAGCCCAACAAGGCCATCGGCGACATCCTCATCGACAAGGTGTTCATCGGCAGCTGCACCAACAGCCGCATCGAGGACATGCGCGAAGCCGCCGCCGTGGTGCGCAAGGTGGGTGGCAAGGTGGCGGCCAACGTCAAGCTGGCGATGGTGGTGCCCGGCTCGGGCCAGGTGAAGGCGCAGGCCGAGAAGGAGGGCCTGCACGAGGTCTTCAAGGCCGCCGGCTTCGAGTGGCGCGAGCCCGGCTGCAGCATGTGCCTGGCCATGAACGCCGACCGCCTGGAGCCCGGCGAGCGCTGCGCCAGCACCAGCAACCGCAATTTCGAAGGGCGCCAGGGCAATGGCGGCCGCACCCACCTGGTGAGCCCGGCCATGGCCGCCGCCGCCGCGCTGGCCGGCCACTTTGTCGACGTGCGCCGCATCGCCTGA
- a CDS encoding LysR substrate-binding domain-containing protein: protein MRFDLVTLNLVLAIAETRSITRGAEREHLALAAASKRLSDLETRLGVALFERRARGVETTEAGRALVRHIRSLHASLHALESEVVEFSRGIKGHLRIAANAGAIAECLPADLAAFSQAHPGIRISLEDLTSAEVQAAVTSGRADVGIFVPPQHEAGLDCRPYRDGELAVLVPQGHALARQAGAPQAGVGVAEAPPGAVRFDALLGYDIVGLHLGAAVHEQMRERAQALGRTLNVRVQVRGFDAIAQLVEAGLGVAVLPAVVAQRFARIFAITPLALAEDWSRRPYLLAVRPQAVQPAVVQRFIDALCPPAATDTSLSGAGPDAASARQSRSPKR, encoded by the coding sequence ATGCGCTTCGACCTCGTCACGCTGAACCTGGTGCTCGCCATTGCCGAGACGCGCAGCATCACGCGCGGCGCCGAGCGCGAGCACCTGGCCCTGGCCGCCGCCAGCAAGCGCCTGAGCGATCTGGAAACCCGGCTCGGCGTGGCGCTGTTCGAGCGCCGGGCGCGCGGGGTTGAAACCACCGAGGCCGGCCGCGCGCTGGTGCGCCACATCCGCTCGCTGCACGCCAGCCTGCATGCGCTGGAGAGCGAGGTGGTCGAGTTCTCGCGCGGCATCAAGGGCCACCTGCGCATCGCCGCCAATGCCGGGGCCATTGCCGAATGCCTGCCGGCCGATCTGGCGGCGTTCAGCCAGGCCCATCCGGGCATCCGCATCAGCCTTGAAGACCTCACCAGTGCCGAGGTGCAGGCGGCGGTGACCTCGGGCCGCGCCGATGTGGGCATCTTCGTGCCGCCGCAGCACGAGGCCGGACTGGATTGCCGGCCCTACCGCGATGGCGAGCTGGCGGTGCTGGTGCCGCAGGGCCATGCGCTGGCCCGGCAGGCCGGCGCGCCGCAGGCGGGCGTCGGCGTGGCCGAGGCACCGCCCGGTGCGGTGCGCTTCGACGCGCTGCTGGGCTACGACATCGTCGGCCTGCACCTGGGCGCCGCGGTGCACGAGCAGATGCGCGAGCGTGCCCAGGCGCTGGGCCGCACGCTCAACGTGCGGGTGCAGGTGCGCGGCTTTGACGCCATCGCCCAGCTGGTGGAGGCCGGCCTGGGCGTGGCCGTGCTGCCGGCGGTGGTGGCGCAGCGCTTTGCCCGCATCTTCGCGATCACGCCGCTGGCGCTGGCCGAAGACTGGTCGCGCCGCCCCTACCTGCTGGCGGTGCGCCCGCAGGCGGTGCAGCCGGCGGTGGTGCAGCGCTTCATCGACGCGCTGTGCCCGCCCGCGGCCACCGATACAAGCCTTTCCGGCGCTGGGCCCGACGCGGCTTCGGCGCGACAATCCCGCTCCCCCAAGAGGTAA
- the nadA gene encoding quinolinate synthase NadA — MSLATTPLPTAAAPALDPAALAEQIRAELRARDAVLVAHYYVDGALQDLAQASGGCVADSLEMARFGRQHPARTLVVAGVRFMGETAKILSPDKRVLMPELEATCSLDLGCPPEAFAAFCDAHPERSVVVYANTSAAVKARADWMVTSACALPIVQHLADQGRKILWAPDKHLGHYIQQQTGADMLMWDGSCIVHEEFKATELQLMREQYPDALVLVHPESPAGVVAQADVVGSTSALLKAVADAPAGRFIVATDNGMLHRMRQLAPAAVLMEAPTSGRSATCKSCAHCPWMAMNALEGVLHCLRSGSGEIRLDEGVRLRALGCIERMLDFTATRPAATAVPPGGFVRHIGAA, encoded by the coding sequence ATGAGCCTTGCCACCACCCCCCTGCCCACCGCCGCCGCGCCGGCCCTTGACCCCGCCGCACTGGCCGAGCAGATCCGGGCCGAGCTGCGCGCCCGCGACGCGGTGCTGGTGGCCCACTACTACGTGGACGGCGCGCTGCAAGACCTGGCCCAGGCCAGCGGCGGCTGCGTGGCCGATTCGCTGGAAATGGCGCGTTTTGGCCGCCAGCACCCGGCGCGCACCCTGGTGGTGGCCGGGGTGCGCTTCATGGGCGAGACGGCCAAGATCCTGTCGCCCGACAAGCGGGTCTTGATGCCCGAGCTCGAGGCCACCTGCTCGCTCGACCTGGGCTGCCCGCCCGAGGCCTTTGCGGCCTTCTGCGATGCCCACCCCGAGCGCAGCGTGGTGGTGTATGCCAACACCAGTGCCGCGGTGAAGGCGCGTGCCGACTGGATGGTGACCAGCGCCTGCGCGCTGCCCATCGTGCAGCACCTGGCCGACCAGGGCCGCAAGATCCTGTGGGCACCCGACAAGCACCTGGGCCACTACATCCAGCAGCAGACCGGCGCCGACATGCTGATGTGGGACGGCAGCTGCATCGTGCACGAGGAGTTCAAGGCCACCGAGCTGCAGCTGATGCGCGAGCAGTACCCCGACGCCCTGGTGCTGGTGCACCCCGAGAGCCCGGCCGGCGTGGTGGCCCAGGCCGATGTGGTGGGCTCGACCTCGGCGCTGCTGAAGGCGGTGGCCGATGCGCCCGCCGGCCGCTTCATCGTGGCCACCGACAACGGCATGCTGCACCGCATGCGCCAGCTGGCACCGGCCGCGGTGCTGATGGAAGCCCCCACCTCGGGCCGCAGCGCCACCTGCAAGAGCTGCGCGCACTGCCCGTGGATGGCGATGAACGCGCTGGAAGGCGTGCTGCACTGCCTGCGCAGCGGCAGCGGCGAGATCCGGCTCGACGAGGGCGTGCGCCTACGGGCGCTGGGCTGCATCGAGCGCATGCTCGACTTCACCGCCACGCGGCCCGCCGCCACCGCCGTGCCACCCGGCGGCTTTGTGCGCCACATCGGGGCCGCCTGA
- the nadC gene encoding carboxylating nicotinate-nucleotide diphosphorylase, with amino-acid sequence MTERFQPTAANEGLEAARRRNIHDALAEDIGRADWTGLLVPATARVRAALRVREAAVLAGRDWFEGCVRALDADARLAWRCDEGALMAADSIVCDIEAQARALLAAERPALNFLQLLSATATRTRQHVDAIAGASPNPRGCAILDTRKTLPGLRQAQKYAVRVGGGCNQRLALWDGILIKENHIAAAGGIAPALAAAQALDAGVSVQIEVETIAQLREALAHGATSVLLDNFSLALMCEAVALNAGRALLEVSGGVTLAQLRDIAATGVDRISIGSLTKDVQATDYSLRVLGPVHTT; translated from the coding sequence ATGACCGAACGCTTCCAACCCACGGCCGCCAACGAGGGCCTCGAGGCCGCACGCCGGCGCAACATCCACGACGCGCTGGCCGAGGACATCGGCCGCGCCGACTGGACCGGCCTGCTGGTGCCGGCCACGGCCCGGGTGCGCGCCGCGCTGCGTGTGCGCGAGGCCGCGGTGCTGGCCGGCCGCGACTGGTTCGAGGGCTGCGTGCGCGCGCTCGATGCCGACGCCCGGCTGGCCTGGCGCTGCGACGAAGGCGCGCTGATGGCGGCCGACAGCATCGTGTGCGACATCGAGGCCCAGGCCCGCGCACTGCTGGCGGCCGAGCGGCCGGCGCTGAACTTCCTGCAGCTGCTGTCGGCCACCGCCACGCGCACGCGGCAGCATGTGGATGCGATTGCCGGCGCCTCGCCCAACCCGCGCGGCTGCGCCATCCTGGACACGCGCAAGACCCTGCCGGGCCTGCGTCAGGCGCAAAAGTACGCGGTGCGGGTGGGCGGCGGCTGCAACCAGCGCCTGGCGCTGTGGGACGGCATCCTGATCAAGGAGAACCACATCGCCGCGGCCGGCGGCATCGCCCCGGCGCTGGCCGCGGCGCAGGCGCTGGACGCCGGCGTGTCGGTGCAGATCGAGGTGGAAACCATCGCCCAGCTGCGCGAAGCCCTGGCCCATGGCGCCACCAGCGTGCTGCTCGACAACTTCAGCCTGGCGCTGATGTGCGAGGCGGTGGCGCTGAACGCCGGCCGCGCGCTGCTGGAGGTGTCGGGCGGCGTCACGCTGGCGCAGCTGCGCGACATTGCCGCCACCGGGGTGGACCGCATCTCGATCGGCAGCCTGACCAAGGATGTGCAGGCCACCGACTATTCGCTGCGCGTGCTAGGGCCTGTTCACACGACGTGA
- the nadB gene encoding L-aspartate oxidase: MTHAATESAARAAAPAAATRRSGPGEAPVIVVGAGLAGLSTALHLARRQPVLLLAKRRLDDAATAWAQGGIVGVLGADDSVEAHVHDTMAAGAGLVDEAAARRISAASAEAVAWLQAQGVPFTAESGGPLGLHLTREGGHGVRRIAHAADATGAAIHAALLRQVLAHPNIQVRTEAMVVDLITDRHLTRRHLGAAGPADGASADGAPANHAPADDAMAPAGAAPRVWGVYALDLASGRVQALPAQAVVLATGGIGKVYRYTSNPDTATGDGVAMAWRAGCRVANMEFIQFHPTCLYHPQDRRFLITEALRGEGAVLRLPPGVGGSSDAAGLRFMPAHDARAELAPRDIVARAIDAEMKRHGLDHVLLDATALGEAFLKQHFPTIHARCLALGLDIARQPIPVVPAAHYSCGGVVADLAGRTDLPGLHAVGEAACTGLHGANRLASNSLLECVVTGRACAEHLLAEPPRAVPPLPAWDESQVSDADELVVVSHNWDELRLLMWNYVGIVRSTRRLQRAQARIALLRHEIDEYYARFRLTRDLLELRNLVDCAELVVRSALQRHESRGLHHSRDWPDTLPVALATVLDGRHVV; this comes from the coding sequence ATGACCCACGCCGCCACCGAATCCGCCGCCCGGGCCGCCGCCCCGGCCGCCGCCACCCGCCGCAGCGGCCCGGGCGAGGCGCCGGTGATCGTGGTCGGTGCCGGCCTGGCCGGCCTCAGCACCGCGCTGCACCTGGCGCGGCGGCAGCCGGTGCTGCTGCTGGCCAAGCGCCGGCTCGATGATGCCGCCACCGCCTGGGCCCAGGGCGGCATCGTGGGCGTGCTGGGGGCCGACGACAGCGTCGAGGCCCATGTGCACGACACCATGGCGGCCGGCGCCGGCCTGGTGGACGAGGCGGCGGCGCGCCGCATCTCGGCGGCCAGTGCCGAGGCCGTGGCCTGGCTGCAGGCCCAGGGCGTGCCGTTCACGGCCGAGTCGGGCGGCCCGCTGGGCCTGCACCTCACGCGCGAGGGCGGCCACGGCGTGCGCCGCATCGCCCATGCCGCCGATGCCACCGGCGCCGCCATCCATGCCGCGCTGCTGCGCCAGGTGCTGGCGCACCCGAACATCCAGGTGCGCACCGAGGCCATGGTGGTCGACCTGATCACCGACCGCCACCTCACCAGGCGCCACCTGGGCGCTGCCGGCCCGGCCGATGGCGCCTCGGCCGATGGCGCCCCGGCCAATCACGCCCCGGCCGACGACGCCATGGCGCCTGCAGGCGCCGCGCCGCGCGTGTGGGGCGTCTACGCGCTCGATCTGGCCAGTGGCCGGGTGCAGGCGCTGCCGGCGCAGGCCGTGGTGCTGGCCACCGGCGGCATCGGCAAGGTCTACCGCTACACCAGCAACCCGGATACGGCCACCGGCGACGGCGTGGCCATGGCCTGGCGCGCGGGTTGCCGGGTGGCCAACATGGAGTTCATCCAGTTCCATCCCACCTGCCTGTACCACCCGCAGGACCGCCGCTTCCTGATCACCGAGGCGCTGCGCGGCGAAGGCGCGGTGCTGCGCCTGCCGCCGGGCGTGGGCGGCAGCAGCGACGCCGCCGGCCTGCGCTTCATGCCAGCCCACGATGCCCGCGCCGAGCTGGCGCCGCGCGACATCGTGGCCCGCGCCATCGACGCCGAGATGAAGCGCCATGGCCTCGACCATGTGCTGCTCGACGCCACCGCGCTGGGCGAGGCCTTCTTGAAGCAGCACTTTCCCACCATCCATGCGCGCTGCCTGGCGCTGGGCCTGGACATCGCGCGCCAGCCCATCCCGGTGGTGCCGGCGGCGCACTACAGCTGCGGCGGCGTGGTGGCCGATCTGGCCGGCCGCACCGATCTGCCGGGCCTGCACGCCGTGGGCGAGGCCGCCTGCACCGGCCTGCATGGCGCCAACCGCCTGGCCAGCAACAGCCTGCTGGAATGCGTGGTCACCGGCCGCGCCTGCGCCGAGCACCTGCTGGCCGAGCCGCCGCGGGCGGTGCCGCCGCTGCCGGCCTGGGACGAGAGCCAGGTCAGCGACGCCGACGAGCTGGTGGTGGTCAGCCACAACTGGGACGAGCTGCGACTGCTGATGTGGAACTACGTGGGCATCGTGCGCAGCACGCGGCGGCTGCAGCGGGCGCAGGCCCGCATCGCGCTGCTGCGCCACGAGATCGACGAGTACTACGCGCGCTTTCGCCTCACGCGCGACCTGCTGGAGCTGCGCAACCTGGTCGATTGCGCCGAGCTGGTGGTGCGCAGCGCGCTGCAGCGGCATGAAAGCCGCGGCCTGCACCACAGCCGCGACTGGCCCGACACGCTGCCGGTGGCCCTGGCCACCGTGCTGGACGGGCGTCACGTCGTGTGA
- a CDS encoding universal stress protein, protein MKILLPVDGSPDALAAVAHALALVRQGLAAEMVLVNVQEPPSLYEVVTAHDAQVLEAVRTAAGADLLAPAEALLDAAGVSWESEVAGGQPAPLLLELLENYGCQAVVMGARGVTDAQAGGPGSVALALLDHSPVPVTVVRAVAAEPAEPVDDGVAAEGD, encoded by the coding sequence ATGAAGATCCTGCTGCCCGTTGACGGTTCACCCGATGCCCTGGCGGCCGTGGCGCATGCGCTGGCCCTGGTGCGCCAGGGCCTGGCGGCCGAGATGGTGCTGGTGAACGTGCAGGAGCCGCCATCGCTGTACGAGGTGGTCACCGCCCACGATGCCCAGGTGCTTGAGGCGGTGCGCACCGCCGCTGGTGCCGACCTGCTGGCCCCGGCCGAGGCGCTGCTGGACGCGGCCGGCGTGTCGTGGGAAAGCGAGGTGGCCGGCGGCCAGCCCGCGCCGCTGCTGCTGGAGCTGCTGGAGAACTACGGCTGCCAGGCCGTGGTGATGGGCGCGCGCGGCGTCACCGATGCCCAGGCCGGCGGGCCGGGCAGCGTGGCCCTGGCCCTGCTGGACCACAGCCCGGTGCCGGTGACCGTGGTGCGGGCGGTGGCCGCCGAGCCGGCCGAACCGGTGGACGACGGCGTGGCCGCCGAGGGCGACTGA
- a CDS encoding VOC family protein has protein sequence MPTPKPFKILGIQQIAIGGPDKQRLQKLWVDIFGLSVKSSFVSERENVDEDICALGSGPHAVEVDLMQPLDPDKKPAVHATPLNHVGLWVDNLALAVEWMGANGVRFAPGGIRKGAAGHDICFIHPKASDEFPIGGEGVLIELVQAPPEVVAALG, from the coding sequence CCACGCCCAAGCCCTTCAAGATCCTCGGCATCCAGCAGATCGCCATCGGCGGCCCGGACAAGCAGCGCCTGCAGAAGCTGTGGGTCGACATCTTCGGCCTGAGCGTCAAGAGCAGCTTCGTGTCCGAGCGCGAGAACGTCGACGAGGACATCTGCGCGCTGGGCTCTGGGCCGCATGCGGTCGAGGTGGACCTGATGCAGCCGCTCGACCCCGACAAGAAGCCGGCCGTGCACGCCACGCCGCTGAACCATGTGGGCCTGTGGGTGGACAACCTGGCCCTGGCCGTCGAGTGGATGGGCGCCAACGGCGTGCGCTTTGCGCCGGGCGGCATCCGCAAGGGTGCGGCGGGCCACGACATCTGCTTCATCCACCCCAAGGCCAGCGACGAGTTCCCGATCGGCGGCGAGGGCGTGCTGATCGAGCTGGTGCAGGCCCCGCCCGAGGTGGTGGCCGCGCTGGGCTGA